In Pseudomonas sp. MM213, a genomic segment contains:
- a CDS encoding acetyl-CoA hydrolase/transferase family protein translates to MVQLCSIEQAVDEVLARLPAHIHMGLPLGLGKPNHFVNALYQRVAQLPERKLTIYTALCLGRPALGDGLQKRFLEPFIERVFGDYPELDFLAGLRKDNLPPNIHIQQFFMQPGSLLHSESAQQDYVSSNYSHAARDINAAGLNLVAQLVASHSEHPDRLSLSCNPDITLDLFPMIAKRRAAGETVLLVGQVHNDLPYMPGDAEIGIDTFDLLVDEKDNTTLFSTPNMPVGFQDHFIGLHASALVRDGGTLQIGIGAMGDALTAALLARQADNDGYKALLADVNLSQWAQLIDREGGLEPFAKGLYGCSEMFVNGLLVLVDAGIVRRKVYPDVPTQQQANAGTLDEAAQTDGISVHGGFFLGPRSFYERLRELPQSKRLEFNMTRISYINELYGQEELKRLQRLDARFINTVFTMTLLGAGVADQLEDGRVLSGVGGQYNFVAQGHALEGARSILLLRSWRESGGEVSSNIVWEYGHCTIPRHLRDIVVTEYGIADLRGKTDAAVIEALLNISDSRFQPGLIEQAQSAGKLPKSFRLDPRFADNRPERLQAIQARHPQLFPEYPLGSDFTAHERDLLRALNWLKSKFKLTEILELGKAALDAPEPAAFPEHLERMQLTNPEGLKEDLFQRLLLTGLKATAQ, encoded by the coding sequence ATGGTGCAGCTGTGTTCTATCGAGCAAGCGGTCGATGAGGTGCTGGCGCGGTTGCCGGCGCATATCCACATGGGCCTGCCCCTCGGTCTGGGCAAACCCAACCACTTCGTCAACGCGCTGTATCAACGCGTTGCGCAATTGCCCGAGCGCAAGCTGACGATCTACACCGCGCTGTGCCTGGGCCGTCCTGCATTGGGCGACGGCTTGCAGAAGCGCTTCCTCGAACCCTTCATCGAACGGGTATTCGGCGATTATCCGGAGCTGGATTTCCTCGCGGGCCTGCGCAAGGACAACCTGCCGCCCAACATCCATATTCAACAGTTTTTCATGCAGCCCGGCAGCCTGCTTCATAGCGAATCCGCCCAGCAGGACTACGTGAGCAGCAACTACAGCCACGCCGCACGGGATATCAACGCGGCCGGTTTGAACCTGGTCGCGCAACTGGTGGCCAGCCACTCCGAACACCCTGATCGCCTGAGCCTGAGCTGCAATCCGGACATCACCCTCGACCTGTTTCCGATGATCGCCAAGCGCAGGGCGGCGGGGGAGACAGTCCTGCTCGTGGGCCAGGTACACAACGACTTGCCGTACATGCCCGGTGACGCGGAAATCGGCATCGACACTTTCGACCTGCTGGTCGACGAGAAAGACAACACCACGCTGTTCTCGACGCCGAACATGCCGGTGGGTTTCCAGGACCATTTCATCGGCCTGCACGCCAGCGCGCTGGTCCGCGATGGCGGCACCTTGCAGATCGGCATCGGCGCCATGGGCGACGCGCTGACGGCGGCGTTGCTGGCGCGGCAGGCGGATAACGACGGATACAAGGCGTTGTTGGCCGACGTAAATCTCAGCCAGTGGGCGCAGTTGATAGACCGCGAAGGGGGGTTGGAACCGTTCGCCAAAGGCCTTTACGGTTGCAGCGAAATGTTCGTCAACGGCCTGCTGGTGCTGGTCGATGCCGGGATCGTGCGGCGCAAGGTCTACCCCGATGTGCCCACCCAACAACAGGCGAATGCCGGCACGCTGGATGAAGCGGCGCAGACCGACGGCATTTCGGTGCACGGCGGGTTCTTCCTGGGGCCGCGCAGTTTCTACGAGCGTCTTCGAGAGCTGCCCCAGAGCAAGCGGCTCGAATTCAACATGACCCGCATCAGCTACATCAACGAGCTGTACGGTCAGGAGGAACTCAAACGCTTGCAGCGCCTGGATGCGCGCTTCATCAACACCGTGTTCACCATGACGTTGCTTGGCGCCGGCGTGGCCGATCAGCTTGAAGACGGGCGGGTGCTGAGCGGCGTCGGCGGGCAATACAACTTCGTCGCCCAGGGCCATGCGCTGGAGGGCGCGCGTTCGATTCTGCTGCTGCGAAGCTGGCGCGAGTCGGGCGGGGAGGTCAGTTCCAACATCGTCTGGGAGTACGGCCATTGCACGATCCCGCGGCATCTGCGGGACATCGTGGTCACTGAATACGGTATCGCCGATTTGCGTGGCAAGACCGATGCGGCGGTGATCGAGGCGTTGCTGAACATCAGCGATTCACGGTTCCAGCCCGGCTTGATCGAGCAGGCGCAGAGTGCCGGGAAACTGCCGAAGAGTTTTCGTCTTGATCCGCGTTTTGCCGACAACCGACCAGAACGTTTACAGGCGATTCAGGCGCGGCATCCGCAGTTGTTTCCGGAGTATCCGCTGGGGAGTGATTTCACCGCGCATGAGCGGGATTTGTTGCGGGCGCTGAACTGGTTGAAGAGCAAGTTCAAGCTGACGGAGATTCTGGAGTTGGGCAAGGCGGCACTGGATGCGCCGGAGCCGGCAGCGTTTCCCGAGCATCTGGAGCGTATGCAGCTGACCAATCCGGAAGGGTTGAAAGAGGACCTGTTTCAGCGGCTGCTGCTCACCGGCCTCAAGGCCACCGCGCAATAA
- a CDS encoding cupin domain-containing protein, which translates to MDVGERLQSIRKLKGLSQRELAKRAGVTNSTISMIEKNSVSPSISSLRKVLGGIPMSMVEFFSEEILQEKPTQIVYKANELIDISDGAVTMKLVGRAHPSRAIAFLNEIYPPGADTGDEMLTHEGEETGILVEGRLELVVGLETFVLEAGDSYYFESTKPHRFRNPFDAPARLISAATPANF; encoded by the coding sequence TTGGACGTCGGTGAACGACTGCAATCCATCCGTAAGCTCAAAGGTCTTTCGCAGCGTGAACTCGCCAAACGCGCGGGCGTCACCAACAGCACCATTTCGATGATCGAGAAGAACAGCGTCAGCCCCTCGATCAGTTCGCTGCGCAAGGTTCTGGGCGGGATTCCCATGTCGATGGTCGAGTTCTTTTCCGAAGAGATCCTGCAGGAAAAACCGACTCAGATCGTCTACAAGGCTAACGAGCTGATCGATATTTCCGATGGCGCAGTGACCATGAAACTGGTCGGCCGGGCTCACCCGAGCCGCGCCATTGCCTTCCTCAATGAAATCTACCCGCCAGGCGCCGACACCGGTGACGAGATGCTCACCCATGAGGGCGAGGAAACCGGGATTCTGGTGGAAGGGCGCCTGGAACTGGTGGTCGGGCTGGAAACTTTTGTGCTCGAAGCCGGTGATAGCTACTACTTTGAAAGTACCAAGCCGCACCGTTTCCGTAATCCGTTCGACGCGCCGGCGCGACTAATCAGCGCAGCCACGCCAGCGAACTTTTAA
- a CDS encoding c-type cytochrome — translation MKMLAAPATVLALWAVSAQAATNDDIAKRLDPVGQVCVQGQECKGMEVAAASGGGGGAKAPKDVIAKHCNACHGTGLLGAPKIGDKAAWKERADHQGGLDGILAKAITGINAMPPKGTCADCSDDELKGAIKEMSGL, via the coding sequence ATGAAAATGCTGGCTGCACCAGCAACCGTATTGGCCCTTTGGGCTGTCAGCGCTCAAGCTGCGACGAATGACGATATTGCAAAACGCCTTGATCCAGTTGGCCAAGTTTGTGTTCAGGGTCAAGAGTGCAAGGGGATGGAAGTCGCTGCTGCTTCTGGCGGCGGTGGCGGTGCCAAGGCACCTAAAGACGTGATTGCAAAACATTGCAACGCTTGCCACGGCACCGGCCTGTTGGGCGCGCCGAAAATCGGCGACAAGGCAGCCTGGAAAGAACGCGCCGATCACCAGGGCGGCCTCGACGGCATCCTGGCCAAGGCCATTACCGGTATCAATGCGATGCCGCCTAAAGGCACCTGCGCCGACTGCTCCGACGACGAGCTGAAAGGCGCCATCAAAGAGATGTCCGGCCTGTAA
- the alr gene encoding alanine racemase, with product MRPARALIDLQALRHNYRIARELTGAKALAVIKADAYGHGAVRCAQALEAEADGFAVACIEEALELRAAGIRAPVLLLEGFFEADELALIVEHDFWCVVHSLWQLEAIEKAALSKPITVWLKLDSGMHRVGLQPKDYQAGYQRLLASGKVAKVVLMSHFARADELHSQASAEQVAVFEAARQGLSAEVSLRNSPAVLGWPQIPSDWVRPGIMLYGATPFEEANAVASRLQPVMTLESKVICVQELPAGEPIGYGAKFITQKPMRVGVVAMGYADGYPRHAPTGTPVMVAGQLSQLIGRVSMDMLCIDLTDVPQAGLGSTVELWGKSVLASTVAEAADTIPYQIFCNLRRVPLLYSGA from the coding sequence ATGCGTCCAGCCCGTGCCCTGATCGACCTTCAAGCCCTGCGTCACAACTACCGGATCGCCCGTGAACTCACCGGGGCCAAGGCCCTCGCGGTGATCAAGGCGGATGCCTACGGCCATGGCGCGGTGCGTTGCGCCCAGGCGCTGGAAGCCGAGGCGGACGGGTTTGCCGTGGCGTGCATCGAAGAAGCATTGGAGCTGCGCGCTGCCGGCATTCGCGCGCCGGTGTTGTTGCTGGAAGGTTTTTTCGAAGCCGATGAGCTGGCGCTGATCGTCGAGCATGATTTCTGGTGCGTGGTGCATTCGCTGTGGCAACTCGAAGCCATCGAAAAAGCCGCGCTCAGCAAGCCGATCACGGTCTGGCTCAAACTCGATTCGGGCATGCACCGGGTCGGTCTGCAACCAAAGGATTACCAGGCGGGCTATCAACGGCTGCTGGCCAGCGGCAAGGTCGCGAAAGTGGTGTTGATGAGCCACTTCGCCCGCGCCGATGAGCTGCACAGTCAAGCCAGTGCCGAGCAGGTGGCGGTGTTTGAAGCGGCCCGTCAGGGTTTGTCCGCCGAGGTCAGCCTGCGCAACTCGCCGGCAGTGCTCGGTTGGCCGCAGATCCCGAGTGACTGGGTACGTCCGGGCATCATGCTCTATGGCGCCACGCCTTTCGAAGAAGCCAACGCCGTGGCCTCGCGCCTGCAACCGGTGATGACCCTGGAATCGAAAGTGATTTGCGTGCAAGAGCTGCCGGCCGGCGAGCCGATCGGTTACGGCGCCAAATTCATCACCCAGAAGCCGATGCGCGTTGGCGTGGTGGCGATGGGTTATGCCGATGGCTATCCGCGTCACGCACCGACCGGTACGCCGGTGATGGTCGCCGGGCAGCTCAGCCAGTTGATCGGCCGGGTGTCGATGGACATGCTCTGCATCGATCTGACCGATGTACCGCAAGCCGGCCTCGGTTCGACCGTCGAGTTGTGGGGCAAAAGCGTGCTCGCCAGCACCGTGGCGGAAGCCGCGGACACGATTCCCTATCAGATCTTCTGCAACCTGCGCCGGGTTCCGCTGCTCTATTCCGGGGCTTGA
- a CDS encoding RidA family protein yields MAIQRQLTNERMSQIVAHNGTVYLAGQVGDDMNAGIEQQTRETLANIERLLDMAGTDKHHLLSVTIYLKDIDAHFEGMNAVWDKWLPKGVAPARATVESKLCEPEILIELSVVAALP; encoded by the coding sequence ATGGCAATCCAGCGCCAGCTCACCAATGAGCGCATGAGTCAGATCGTCGCTCACAATGGTACGGTGTATTTGGCAGGGCAGGTCGGCGACGACATGAACGCCGGGATTGAACAGCAGACTCGCGAAACTCTCGCCAATATCGAGCGTTTGCTGGATATGGCGGGTACCGACAAGCACCATTTGCTGTCGGTGACGATTTACCTGAAAGACATCGACGCGCACTTCGAAGGCATGAACGCGGTGTGGGACAAGTGGCTGCCAAAAGGCGTCGCCCCGGCCCGCGCAACGGTTGAGTCGAAGCTGTGCGAACCGGAAATCCTGATCGAGCTGTCGGTTGTAGCCGCTCTGCCGTAA